In the Candidatus Saccharibacteria bacterium oral taxon 488 genome, one interval contains:
- a CDS encoding polyphenol oxidase family protein, with protein sequence MAGAMIAADQPTCFDDSLLVAMSSRSDGTMLDRSASRHAPQVVANRRKFCQQLAVPYEDVVFMGVLYLAGRRYDCIVEVDAAATARHTPDVVADALVTRTPGVALMLTEADCVAVVMYDVIKGLLALLHLGRHSTVANLMQRMVEKFIHEGSKPEDIIVWMSPSAQQSTYVMKYFDQATDPVWQPFYEKHHDGYYLDMQGYNASICQRAGISPSNIHISPINTMTDPHYFSHAQGDTTGRTAVVTMMRG encoded by the coding sequence ATGGCGGGCGCGATGATTGCGGCAGATCAGCCAACATGTTTTGACGATAGTCTGCTTGTGGCAATGTCGTCACGATCGGATGGGACCATGCTCGATCGTTCGGCTAGCAGGCACGCCCCACAAGTAGTTGCTAATCGGCGAAAGTTTTGCCAGCAACTAGCCGTGCCATATGAAGATGTGGTGTTCATGGGCGTGCTTTACCTGGCGGGTCGGCGCTATGATTGTATCGTTGAAGTAGATGCGGCAGCTACAGCGCGGCATACCCCGGATGTAGTAGCGGATGCACTAGTCACGCGCACACCGGGCGTGGCGCTAATGCTGACCGAAGCTGACTGTGTCGCTGTAGTGATGTATGATGTGATCAAGGGACTATTGGCGTTACTTCATTTGGGGCGGCATTCGACGGTGGCAAATTTGATGCAGCGGATGGTCGAAAAATTTATCCACGAAGGATCAAAACCCGAAGATATTATCGTGTGGATGAGTCCGAGTGCACAACAATCAACCTATGTAATGAAATACTTTGATCAGGCAACTGATCCGGTGTGGCAGCCATTTTATGAAAAACACCACGACGGCTACTATTTAGATATGCAGGGGTACAACGCTTCTATTTGCCAAAGAGCAGGCATATCGCCGAGCAATATTCATATCTCACCAATTAACACTATGACCGATCCGCATTATTT
- the rsmA gene encoding ribosomal RNA small subunit methyltransferase A: MVSTRGPKKELGQHWLRDPEILAEIAEAAELGEDDVVLEIGPGLGTLTSRLLARAGRVVAVEFDADLARKLPGQFPGKNLQVINEDILQFDLNQLPAGYKVVANVPYYITSKIVEKLMTAENKPSLAVLLVQKEVAERIAAEPGEMSVLAVSAQLFAEAELDIEVPRQFFTPPPKVDSQVVVLRTRTEPLVDSEDQKDFFRVVKAGFSAKRKKLRSSLSGGLGISKANAEQLLLNDAGISPDARAEDLAIDDWQRLLKEWRAR; encoded by the coding sequence ATGGTGTCAACTCGCGGGCCGAAAAAAGAATTAGGCCAGCATTGGCTGCGTGACCCAGAAATCTTGGCAGAGATTGCCGAGGCGGCGGAACTTGGTGAAGATGATGTAGTTTTGGAAATTGGGCCAGGACTTGGTACCTTGACCAGTCGGTTATTGGCGCGAGCCGGGCGGGTGGTGGCGGTGGAGTTTGACGCGGATTTGGCGCGGAAATTACCAGGGCAATTTCCTGGCAAAAACCTGCAAGTGATTAATGAAGATATTTTACAATTTGATTTGAATCAGTTGCCGGCTGGTTACAAGGTAGTCGCCAATGTACCGTACTACATTACCAGCAAAATTGTCGAGAAGTTGATGACGGCGGAAAATAAACCGAGCTTGGCGGTGCTGTTGGTGCAGAAAGAAGTGGCTGAGCGCATCGCAGCGGAGCCTGGCGAAATGAGCGTTTTAGCGGTTAGCGCGCAGCTATTTGCCGAGGCAGAACTAGACATCGAAGTGCCGCGGCAGTTCTTCACACCGCCGCCAAAAGTTGATTCGCAGGTGGTGGTATTGAGGACTCGCACCGAACCACTGGTCGATTCTGAAGACCAAAAAGACTTTTTCCGTGTTGTCAAAGCTGGCTTTTCAGCCAAGCGTAAAAAACTGCGCTCTAGCTTGAGCGGCGGGCTGGGTATTAGTAAAGCTAACGCCGAACAGCTACTACTAAACGATGCTGGTATTTCACCCGATGCTCGTGCTGAAGATTTGGCGATTGACGATTGGCAGCGGCTGCTCAAAGAATGGCGGGCGCGATGA
- a CDS encoding DUF348 domain-containing protein — MALPTSEIMEKSLSIRYHSKKIFLLIGLLVLGVTLIQLADAALAQGTERPSRSDGQRLMSVYDKGVEKTIITRAKTVREALKAARIEVDERRDVVEPALDEELVASSYNVNIFRARPVTVVDGQARIRLTTAEQTPTAIAKAAGIKLYSEDIVDIHAAENVVANGTNAVLTIKRATPLQLNLYGSLAEVRTHAKTVGALLKEKRVQLASNDTVSMPLEAPITSGMRLDVWRNGKQTITTDEDVAFPVETVRDANRETGHKEVKEAGEKGRRMVTYEIEVQNGKEVSRRELASQVTKQPKKQIEIIGTKNAAMPYTGGGNKDQWLSASNIPRDQWGYAEWLVQKESGWNPNARNQSGACGLAQALPCSKVPGNPLNPVDSLNWMHGYVMGRYGSWEKAVAHSKARGWY, encoded by the coding sequence GTGGCGTTGCCCACGAGCGAGATTATGGAAAAGAGTTTATCAATTCGCTACCACTCAAAGAAGATTTTTCTCTTGATCGGTTTGCTTGTGCTTGGAGTGACATTGATCCAGCTGGCGGATGCTGCACTGGCGCAGGGTACCGAGCGTCCATCACGGAGCGACGGCCAGCGTCTGATGAGTGTCTATGATAAGGGAGTCGAGAAAACAATTATCACTCGGGCAAAAACGGTGCGCGAGGCACTGAAGGCGGCGCGGATTGAGGTTGACGAGCGGCGAGATGTAGTGGAGCCAGCACTTGATGAAGAGCTGGTCGCTAGTTCATATAACGTTAATATTTTTCGGGCGCGGCCGGTAACGGTAGTCGATGGTCAGGCGCGTATTCGGCTAACCACGGCGGAGCAAACCCCGACGGCGATCGCCAAAGCGGCGGGGATCAAACTCTATAGCGAGGATATTGTCGATATTCATGCTGCCGAAAACGTGGTTGCCAACGGCACGAATGCAGTCTTGACTATCAAGCGGGCCACGCCGCTACAGCTCAATCTCTACGGGTCACTGGCTGAAGTACGCACCCACGCGAAAACCGTCGGCGCGCTACTCAAGGAAAAGCGTGTCCAGCTGGCCAGTAACGATACCGTATCAATGCCGCTCGAGGCGCCAATTACCAGTGGTATGCGGCTGGATGTTTGGCGCAACGGTAAGCAGACGATTACAACTGATGAAGATGTCGCTTTTCCGGTTGAGACAGTACGGGATGCCAATCGCGAGACGGGCCACAAGGAGGTGAAAGAGGCGGGCGAAAAGGGCCGGCGGATGGTGACTTATGAGATTGAGGTGCAAAATGGCAAGGAAGTGAGCCGTCGGGAGCTTGCTAGCCAAGTAACAAAACAGCCTAAAAAACAAATTGAAATTATCGGCACAAAGAATGCCGCTATGCCATATACTGGTGGTGGCAATAAAGATCAGTGGCTATCTGCGTCAAATATCCCGCGTGACCAATGGGGTTATGCCGAGTGGCTGGTGCAGAAAGAAAGTGGCTGGAATCCAAATGCTCGCAACCAGAGCGGTGCCTGCGGTCTCGCACAAGCGTTGCCATGTAGTAAAGTACCAGGAAATCCGCTCAACCCAGTCGATTCGCTAAATTGGATGCATGGTTACGTGATGGGGCGATATGGTTCATGGGAGAAAGCGGTAGCGCATAGCAAGGCCAGAGGGTGGTACTAG
- a CDS encoding ATP-dependent DNA helicase PcrA, whose product MLSELNPEQRRAVQHDGGPLLILAGAGSGKTKTLTHRIAYLISQQGIFPSRILAVTFTNKAAREMRQRLADMLGEDASDRRFMPWMGTFHSMCVRLLRMDGASIGLGRNFIIYDEDDRLGLIKQLMKSRGLTDRDIKPRRIAAAISAAKNDMLSPDEYTMQAVGPVKQQIAELFAVYEAAMHRAGALDFDDLLLRAVELLHQSPDIRHKWQQQFRHILIDEYQDTNAVQYALIKLLVGPERNLCVVGDDAQSIYSFRGADYTNILHFERDFPGAAVIKLEQNYRSTGAILTVANNLIQHNTQRTDKNLWTEAVGGMTPQLWQLYSEAEEAQAVADEIYRQAKMGRAYSDMAVLYRTNAQSYAIERALRQRHIPYKIVGDLRFLDRAVVKDVLAYLRLLYQPSDRVSFARIVNLPKRGIGAVSVAKFLDWTDQSGRNIIEGLVAVDEATELTTRAKRSLQAFGQLLQKLQQLLNSAPAEVIEQIIEQTGYGEAVNDGSVQAEERLGNLGVLVAEARAYADVSTFLEDMALMSSSDDQADQEVTLMTLHATKGLEFPVVFMTGLEEGILPHARVFDSGKADDIEEERRLCYVGITRAREVLFVTCASSRTQFGQIGYNLPSRFLDEMGLMSGGLDAPAAPPSDDAFYTDDIGLEVGDRVRSPQFGAGEVVDVDGMAVTVQFDDGNTKKLNVEFARLEKI is encoded by the coding sequence ATCCTATCTGAGCTCAATCCTGAACAGCGGCGAGCCGTCCAGCATGATGGCGGGCCGCTGCTTATTTTGGCGGGAGCGGGGAGTGGTAAGACAAAAACCTTAACGCATCGCATTGCCTATCTGATCAGCCAGCAAGGGATTTTTCCCAGCCGCATCTTGGCGGTAACCTTCACCAACAAGGCTGCTCGAGAGATGCGCCAGCGCTTGGCTGATATGCTGGGTGAAGACGCCTCGGATCGACGGTTTATGCCATGGATGGGGACATTTCATAGTATGTGTGTGCGACTACTACGGATGGACGGAGCGTCGATTGGCCTCGGTCGTAATTTTATTATTTATGATGAAGATGATCGGCTGGGTCTGATCAAGCAGTTGATGAAATCGCGCGGGCTGACTGATCGCGACATCAAGCCGCGCCGCATTGCTGCGGCTATTTCTGCGGCAAAAAATGATATGCTCTCACCCGATGAGTATACGATGCAGGCGGTCGGCCCCGTTAAACAGCAAATAGCCGAATTATTTGCCGTATACGAGGCCGCTATGCACCGGGCCGGGGCGCTCGATTTTGATGATTTACTACTCAGGGCGGTGGAGCTGCTGCACCAGTCGCCCGACATTCGCCACAAATGGCAGCAGCAATTTCGCCACATTCTCATTGACGAGTACCAGGATACCAATGCGGTGCAGTACGCACTGATCAAGCTGCTAGTCGGTCCAGAGCGCAACCTCTGTGTGGTCGGTGATGATGCGCAATCAATTTATAGTTTTCGCGGCGCAGATTATACCAATATTCTTCATTTTGAGCGTGACTTTCCGGGTGCGGCAGTGATTAAACTAGAGCAAAACTATCGCTCGACGGGCGCGATTTTAACGGTGGCAAATAACTTAATCCAACATAACACCCAGCGCACCGACAAGAACCTCTGGACAGAAGCGGTTGGCGGGATGACACCGCAATTATGGCAACTGTACAGCGAGGCTGAGGAGGCGCAAGCAGTGGCTGACGAAATTTATCGCCAGGCCAAGATGGGCCGAGCCTATAGCGACATGGCGGTGTTGTATCGCACCAATGCCCAGAGCTACGCCATAGAGCGCGCGCTGCGTCAACGGCACATCCCGTATAAGATTGTGGGCGATCTGCGGTTTCTGGATCGAGCAGTCGTCAAGGACGTACTGGCGTATCTTCGGTTATTATATCAACCCAGTGACCGCGTTAGCTTCGCGCGGATCGTTAACCTGCCAAAGCGCGGTATCGGCGCAGTGAGCGTGGCGAAATTTCTCGACTGGACCGATCAGTCGGGTCGGAATATTATTGAGGGGCTAGTGGCGGTTGATGAGGCTACAGAGTTGACGACTCGTGCCAAGCGGTCGCTACAGGCATTCGGTCAATTGCTGCAGAAATTACAACAATTGCTTAACAGCGCACCGGCTGAGGTGATTGAACAAATTATTGAGCAGACTGGCTATGGTGAAGCAGTGAATGATGGCAGTGTGCAGGCTGAAGAGCGGCTGGGAAACCTCGGTGTTTTGGTGGCCGAGGCGCGCGCCTATGCCGACGTGTCGACATTCCTCGAAGATATGGCGTTGATGTCGTCAAGCGATGACCAAGCGGACCAGGAAGTAACCTTGATGACGCTGCACGCTACGAAGGGCTTGGAGTTTCCGGTGGTGTTTATGACTGGCTTGGAGGAGGGGATCCTGCCGCATGCACGGGTATTTGATAGCGGCAAGGCGGACGACATTGAGGAGGAGCGCCGCCTCTGTTACGTGGGGATTACGCGGGCCCGAGAGGTGCTGTTTGTGACCTGTGCTAGTTCACGGACGCAGTTTGGTCAGATCGGCTATAATCTGCCGTCGCGATTTCTCGATGAGATGGGGCTGATGAGCGGTGGTCTGGATGCACCTGCCGCGCCGCCATCCGACGATGCGTTTTATACTGATGACATAGGTCTAGAGGTCGGTGATCGGGTGCGAAGCCCACAATTTGGTGCGGGTGAGGTGGTGGATGTTGACGGGATGGCGGTGACGGTGCAATTTGATGACGGTAATACGAAGAAGCTTAATGTAGAATTCGCCAGATTAGAGAAAATTTGA
- a CDS encoding triose-phosphate isomerase, with the protein MMTRKTLIIGNWKMNLTMHEASLYLHKLMEQLPVHRDVEVVVAPTMLTLQSLSLQIKRRIVKLAAQNCYWRDHGPYTGEVPASHLHGMVDYVIIGHSERRHIFMESDKDIRFKVQAALRNRLQPILCIGETAHERTLGETREVLQDQIVNGLANITAEEVDHVVIAYEPVWAIGSGEYAQPSDLMKALRVIRQQITHLFGKEAAETVRVVYGGSVSVDSAGDYLAVAGLDGLLIGGASLDAYQFTEIVKKAHKE; encoded by the coding sequence ATTATGACGCGAAAAACACTCATTATCGGCAACTGGAAGATGAACCTCACCATGCATGAGGCCAGTTTGTATTTACATAAGCTGATGGAGCAGCTGCCGGTACACCGCGACGTCGAGGTGGTGGTGGCGCCAACGATGTTGACACTGCAGAGTTTGAGCTTGCAAATCAAGCGTCGGATCGTCAAGCTCGCCGCCCAGAATTGCTACTGGCGCGACCATGGTCCGTATACCGGCGAGGTGCCAGCGTCACACCTACACGGTATGGTCGATTATGTCATCATCGGTCATTCCGAGCGGCGACATATATTTATGGAGAGCGACAAGGATATTCGTTTCAAGGTGCAGGCGGCACTGCGTAATCGGCTGCAGCCGATTCTCTGCATTGGTGAAACGGCGCACGAGCGGACGCTAGGCGAAACGCGCGAGGTGCTCCAGGATCAGATTGTAAACGGTCTCGCCAATATAACAGCCGAGGAGGTAGACCATGTGGTGATCGCCTACGAACCGGTCTGGGCGATCGGTAGCGGTGAGTATGCGCAGCCGAGCGATCTTATGAAGGCGCTTAGGGTAATTCGCCAGCAAATTACGCATTTATTTGGTAAAGAAGCAGCCGAGACGGTGCGCGTGGTGTATGGCGGCAGTGTTTCGGTTGACAGCGCCGGTGATTACCTTGCGGTGGCGGGACTTGATGGATTATTGATCGGCGGAGCGAGTCTGGACGCATATCAATTTACGGAGATAGTAAAAAAGGCGCATAAGGAATAG
- a CDS encoding phosphoglycerate kinase, whose product MGRFFKQTIHDVNLRGLTVLVRVDYNVPLTATGGIASDLRIRASLPTLCYLLEQRCKIVLMSHLGRPKGVDPAYSLRPVARRLAELLGRPVQFIDSCVGDQLRQAVRHMAAGDVLMLENLRFYDEESRDDMVFARAIARAVRPDYFVQDGFAVVHRAHASTHAITLYVPGLAGDLLVHEYTTLTAAMSRPARPLVAIIGGVKIADKIALIERLIDKADTILIGGAMANTFLAYRGHRMGHSTVELDQEQVLAAIYRRAAEKVGGERVDQFLRLPSDVAVALSPETSGDRYEVSVDGIGDDEMALDIGTETMAQFASVIASAKTVIWNGPLGYSTNPLFARGSARVAEAIVQNRGVTSIIGGGDTAEFVLGWDGHDGKRFSHISTGGGASLELMSGKKLPGVESLLDAHGLK is encoded by the coding sequence GTGGGCAGATTTTTCAAGCAGACAATTCATGACGTTAATCTCCGCGGGCTAACCGTCCTGGTGCGGGTTGATTATAATGTGCCCTTGACTGCGACTGGTGGGATTGCCAGCGACTTACGAATTCGCGCCAGTTTGCCGACTCTATGCTATCTATTGGAGCAACGCTGCAAGATTGTTTTGATGAGTCACCTCGGGCGGCCAAAGGGGGTCGACCCGGCATACAGCCTGCGTCCAGTGGCACGTCGACTGGCTGAGCTGCTTGGGCGGCCGGTGCAGTTTATTGATAGCTGTGTCGGTGATCAGCTGCGCCAAGCAGTGCGACATATGGCGGCTGGCGACGTGCTGATGCTAGAAAATCTGCGGTTTTATGACGAGGAGTCGCGTGACGATATGGTGTTTGCCAGGGCAATTGCTCGGGCGGTGCGGCCGGATTATTTTGTGCAGGATGGTTTTGCGGTGGTACATCGAGCTCACGCCAGTACCCATGCGATTACGCTATATGTTCCGGGGCTGGCTGGTGACCTATTGGTGCATGAATACACCACGCTAACCGCAGCGATGTCACGTCCAGCACGCCCCCTAGTGGCAATTATTGGCGGTGTGAAAATTGCTGATAAGATTGCGCTGATTGAGCGGCTGATTGATAAAGCCGACACGATCCTTATCGGTGGGGCGATGGCCAACACCTTCCTCGCCTATCGCGGCCATAGGATGGGCCACAGTACAGTTGAGCTGGATCAAGAGCAAGTGCTGGCGGCCATCTACCGCCGTGCTGCCGAGAAAGTTGGTGGTGAGCGGGTCGATCAGTTTTTGCGGCTGCCTAGTGATGTAGCGGTGGCTTTGTCACCAGAAACATCGGGCGATCGCTATGAAGTGTCGGTTGATGGGATCGGTGACGATGAGATGGCGCTAGATATTGGCACTGAGACAATGGCGCAATTCGCCTCAGTGATTGCCTCGGCCAAAACAGTCATTTGGAATGGGCCGCTGGGATACTCGACTAATCCGTTGTTTGCCCGAGGGTCGGCCCGGGTAGCCGAAGCCATCGTACAAAATCGTGGCGTTACCTCAATCATTGGCGGCGGCGATACGGCGGAGTTTGTCCTTGGGTGGGATGGGCATGACGGCAAGCGATTTTCGCATATTTCTACCGGTGGCGGGGCTAGTCTCGAGCTGATGAGCGGTAAAAAATTACCAGGTGTGGAAAGTTTACTAGACGCGCACGGACTAAAATGA
- the pyk gene encoding pyruvate kinase, translating to MSNTIFKRTKILATVGPATMSQDKISQLMQAGVNGFRLNFSHGSYDERREQIDWIRTASHEQGKPVAILQDLQGPKIRLGVLKDNMLTVRAGDMLTLDSSITEHDGSFNLPVQYNLAEKMKVGEPLYMFDGKIKSIVREIAGPTAIKVEVQNDGFLMSRKGLNLPDTDFGGDILTPKDIADIEWAANQDFDYVALSFVQTEDDIIDLRSRLTALGSDAYIIAKIETKSAISDEHLEEIVKASDGIMVARGDLAVEAGAEIVPVIQRRIIALCRKYSKLSIVATQMMGSMVDNPEPSRAEVSDVANAVIQGADTVMLSDETANGKYPIETVQAMRRTIMYTQEHSDVMAVESGEKRRKHDALLSYTAARLATELKARAIIAETSTGVTAVNVGAFRPNMPIISVTDSQKTAQKLALSYATRSYVRPSGLGSANKLAEELKAEGYFGEDPVTLVLVSGHQPGRPGKTDNIQIRTME from the coding sequence ATGAGTAACACAATTTTTAAACGTACCAAGATCCTAGCGACTGTCGGTCCGGCAACGATGAGTCAGGATAAAATTAGTCAACTTATGCAGGCCGGTGTCAATGGCTTTCGTCTGAATTTTAGCCACGGTAGTTATGATGAGCGGCGTGAGCAAATCGACTGGATTCGCACGGCCAGTCATGAGCAGGGTAAACCAGTTGCTATTCTCCAAGACCTTCAAGGTCCAAAAATCCGCCTCGGCGTTCTCAAAGACAACATGCTGACGGTGCGGGCTGGTGATATGCTGACGCTTGATTCGTCGATTACAGAACACGATGGAAGCTTTAATCTACCTGTCCAATATAACCTCGCTGAGAAAATGAAAGTTGGCGAGCCGCTGTATATGTTTGATGGCAAGATCAAGTCGATCGTTCGTGAAATTGCTGGCCCAACGGCTATCAAGGTGGAGGTGCAGAATGACGGATTTTTGATGAGCCGTAAAGGGTTGAATCTGCCAGATACCGATTTTGGTGGTGACATCTTGACGCCAAAAGATATCGCCGATATTGAGTGGGCAGCCAATCAAGATTTTGATTATGTAGCGCTTAGTTTTGTACAGACAGAGGACGACATTATCGATCTGCGCTCGCGGCTGACGGCGCTGGGTTCGGATGCGTATATCATTGCCAAAATCGAGACTAAGTCAGCGATCTCTGATGAGCATCTGGAGGAGATCGTCAAGGCGAGTGACGGCATTATGGTGGCACGTGGCGACTTGGCGGTTGAAGCCGGGGCGGAGATCGTGCCAGTTATCCAACGGCGTATTATCGCTCTTTGTCGTAAATATTCTAAGCTCAGCATCGTCGCCACGCAGATGATGGGCAGCATGGTTGACAATCCTGAGCCATCTCGCGCCGAAGTGAGCGACGTTGCCAATGCGGTCATCCAGGGTGCCGACACGGTGATGTTGTCTGATGAAACGGCCAACGGTAAATATCCGATCGAGACAGTGCAGGCGATGCGTCGGACGATTATGTACACCCAGGAGCACAGTGATGTCATGGCAGTTGAGTCGGGTGAAAAGCGTCGCAAGCATGATGCGCTGCTCAGTTACACAGCGGCGCGGTTGGCTACTGAACTTAAGGCGCGAGCAATTATTGCTGAGACCAGCACCGGTGTGACCGCAGTGAATGTCGGTGCTTTTCGACCGAATATGCCGATTATTAGCGTCACTGATAGCCAAAAAACGGCCCAGAAATTAGCGTTAAGCTACGCTACGCGCTCATACGTTCGCCCAAGTGGTCTGGGTTCGGCGAATAAATTAGCAGAGGAATTGAAGGCCGAAGGTTACTTTGGCGAGGATCCAGTGACGTTGGTATTGGTCAGCGGCCATCAACCGGGCCGGCCGGGCAAGACCGACAATATCCAGATCCGGACAATGGAGTAG
- the rnc gene encoding ribonuclease III: MSGMNTAPYQEFAREKLGFEFNNLDLLITALTHRSYVNEHRKSVHEHNERLEFLGDAVLELAVTEYLFTHFSEPEGVLTAWRAALVRTESIGDAGDKLGYGPLIRMSKGEKNGSDRAHLQILANAFEAVIGAIYLERGFDDARDFIHKHIIVKLDGILESGSWRDPKSYLQEISQRVDGQTPVYKVLSEEGPDHDKVFTLGVFVGETMMGRGTGPSKQVAQQQAARQAIARYRAANSE; encoded by the coding sequence ATGAGCGGGATGAACACGGCGCCGTATCAGGAGTTTGCGCGTGAGAAGTTGGGATTTGAGTTTAATAATTTGGATCTGTTGATTACGGCTTTGACGCATCGTAGCTACGTTAATGAACACAGAAAATCAGTCCACGAGCATAACGAACGGTTGGAATTCCTCGGTGATGCGGTGTTGGAGCTAGCGGTAACGGAATATTTGTTTACGCATTTTTCTGAGCCGGAAGGAGTTTTGACGGCGTGGCGGGCGGCGTTGGTGCGCACAGAAAGTATCGGCGATGCGGGCGATAAATTAGGTTACGGGCCGCTGATTCGCATGTCAAAGGGCGAGAAAAATGGTTCAGACCGGGCGCACTTGCAGATTCTAGCTAATGCGTTTGAGGCGGTGATCGGTGCGATTTATCTGGAGCGCGGCTTTGATGATGCGCGCGATTTTATTCATAAGCATATTATCGTTAAGCTAGATGGAATTTTGGAATCAGGCAGCTGGCGCGATCCGAAGTCGTATTTGCAGGAAATTTCTCAGCGTGTTGATGGTCAGACGCCGGTGTATAAAGTTTTGAGTGAGGAAGGGCCAGATCATGATAAGGTATTTACGCTTGGGGTATTCGTTGGTGAAACGATGATGGGTCGCGGTACTGGCCCTTCCAAGCAAGTGGCTCAGCAGCAAGCTGCCCGTCAAGCAATCGCTCGATATCGGGCAGCGAATTCTGAATAG
- a CDS encoding NUDIX domain-containing protein, whose translation MPMKTSSFDHIKKYFGGRKKPSIQEIVREPTAGGVVFRRNKKGDVEFLLYQDARDRWTIPKGHVEPGETAQAAAKREVGEEAGLKNIEVCGWLGKINFRYRRLDKLVLISQQVYLMKALDPDEKLQKEDWMNGLAWFTFHEALDEIEYEDIGKLILLAMKRIRQENL comes from the coding sequence ATGCCGATGAAGACAAGCAGCTTTGATCATATTAAGAAATATTTTGGCGGTCGCAAAAAACCGTCGATCCAAGAAATAGTTCGCGAACCAACTGCTGGCGGCGTGGTGTTTCGACGCAATAAAAAGGGTGATGTTGAGTTTCTGCTCTACCAAGACGCGCGGGATCGCTGGACAATTCCCAAAGGTCACGTTGAACCGGGCGAGACAGCGCAGGCCGCCGCCAAGCGTGAGGTTGGTGAGGAAGCTGGCCTCAAGAACATCGAGGTGTGCGGTTGGCTGGGCAAAATTAATTTTCGCTACCGCCGACTCGATAAGTTAGTGTTGATTTCGCAGCAAGTGTACCTGATGAAGGCGCTTGATCCGGATGAAAAACTGCAAAAAGAAGACTGGATGAATGGCCTGGCGTGGTTTACCTTTCATGAAGCGCTGGATGAAATTGAGTATGAGGATATTGGCAAGCTAATTCTGCTCGCCATGAAACGAATCAGGCAGGAGAATCTATAA
- the nusB gene encoding transcription antitermination factor NusB yields MASNRHLGRIVALQTLYEIEFRQEVGDSEVDVADILTRNLEKYKSSVDDVEFVRSLIDGVTTHKAELDDKLRPLAPEWPIEQISRIDRTVLRLGLYELLFSRAAVPPKVAINEAVELAKTFGSDNSGKFVNGVLGTAYRSLQEDADEDKQL; encoded by the coding sequence ATGGCTTCAAACCGTCATTTAGGACGAATCGTCGCGTTGCAGACGTTATACGAGATTGAGTTTCGCCAGGAAGTTGGCGACAGCGAGGTTGATGTCGCCGATATCTTGACGCGCAATCTTGAGAAATACAAATCATCAGTCGATGATGTTGAGTTTGTACGAAGTCTGATCGATGGCGTCACCACGCATAAAGCAGAGCTTGATGATAAGCTTCGTCCGCTGGCGCCAGAATGGCCAATTGAGCAGATATCGCGAATTGACCGGACGGTACTACGGCTCGGGCTGTATGAATTATTGTTTTCTCGGGCGGCGGTGCCACCAAAAGTGGCTATCAACGAAGCAGTGGAACTAGCAAAAACGTTTGGTTCGGATAACTCAGGGAAATTTGTGAACGGTGTGCTCGGCACAGCGTATCGCTCCCTTCAAGAGGATGCCGATGAAGACAAGCAGCTTTGA